TGCCACTTTTCATACTCCAGTTCTCTGAAATACACTAAGGACAAGACAACATCTATAAAAGCACTGTGTTTCTGAAAGCAGAGAGAGGAACTAAAACATCTCCAACTTTCACTTGGCCCGGAAAATGATGCCAAGCAGACACAAAACAGGTTTTTCCAAAGTGCTTAGTTGAAGGGAGATCTGCCCTCAACTGTAAGGCTGTTCAAACTCAACGTCAGATATTCCTCTCTTCATTTTTATAACTATTTCTAAACAAGCAATAATTCAAATCAACTCTGCCTTATTGCACAAAAGACTATACCAATAAACTGATGCTTGAGTAAAAATACTATCTGAAGACCATTTTAATTTTAGGCACAGTTTAAATAGTTCACCTTTTactaaactaaaacaaaagcagATGGCTCAAGCCATCATATATACAACTTTTCGTATTAAATATAACTATGCCAAaactgtaactgagaaaaatggcttctgaggaaaacattgaaaatgttttttaaatgtccagcaaaatgtggattataaaagaGTTTCAATTTGGTTTTCACTCAATCGGCGCACAGCTGTGCCAAGCCTGTCAtaagacagatcatagtctaagtgACCCTTTTCAGTTATAAcaaaattttgacaaaatgttaagttacagcattttgccattgcaaagcaatgtaagcgcagcgtggttctagcgggaagactagcagctgtacatcatcgcaccattagctaggtaactcctagccaatcacatgtcagccattgctttataagtctgctcacaatctatcactttgctgtttcagtgtgctaacacggcaacctccaccaccccaccgccaccagttgagtcccgtcctgcacaggggtaggctcctcaccccctacctcctatctctggcaggatatgacagTTCCGATGACAAATTCTTCGGAttgccagatggggcttacgccaaagagagacattacatttctgtttttatattcattaaataaatgtcatcttaatgtccactgaggggcactaaaagcaagttaaatgtacTCCCAAAAAGATAAGGTTTTTGTAAATGCTTtatggagttttaaatgaacaaaacatacctccctaattTAAACCCTAACCTACCATATaatgatagagcattaactttaaaaaaaactttatctgTTTTCTGTTGCAAATatcagatgaaaaatgcaatagctgaagcaaccacttcattttgtCGTGCTTCTATGACAATTTCAGCTTGCGTGTTGACATGCTTTGCTGGACTCGTGCACCAGTCTTCCAACCTTTTATTAGTTGAGCTTCTGCACAATTTAGTCAAGCTTGAATAAGCTTGTTAATGtacttggttatgtaatgcaagtgttaaaatgtatcatctttCAAATCATGGTTattaaaaaagtgttttgatgtcattagatagcattgtgtgaataACATAAggtgaaaaatatgtttatgaACTGCTAATGTGCCactttacttgtgatttgtgtgaaataaaATTCATGGTTGTTGTAGCGTCtcaagtgtttatttcaccagaaaactgctgtgatacatagAATGTGGCATATAAAACAAATTTAGCTAAAATGTTGTTCAAATaaagtgattctatgagacctgtTTGCCTATATTAGCTTTCTATTTGCctacagaaaaaaatacatatagtAAATAATTTTATGACTTACGACTTAATAATATATCCCACGCTTAATCATCCACTACATTGACCCTTATAAATTAGCTTTGGGTTCACTTAAGCTCAAGTTCCTTTAAATCTACTCTCTGTATGGTTGTCTTTTTATTCTTGCATCTTTGCATCTTTTGTGAGAGCTTTTTTCACCTCTTATGTTATTTAGTAAAGTGTATGGTTCTGTAAAGTTCATGGTAAATACAGACATTCAAATGGTACACACATCTGCATATAGGACAGGAAGATGCCTGCATTTGCTAAAGCAATGTCTAAATTGTTTACGTTAATGCTATCCTTGGATCAGTAGATTACTTTTCAAACAACAGGGCAATATATGGGGTTAAAACTGAAACTAACCCACTGAGTGCACAAGACAGTATCTAACTGAACCTGTTGAAATGTGAACTCACCGCAGTATTCTGGGTAGCATATTGTGAGTGAACTTCTCTTGATCTTCTCCTCAAACAGATCCTTCTTATTGAGGAAGAGGATGATGGACGTGTCTGTGAACCACTTGTTGTTGCAGATGCTGTCAAAGAGCTTCATGCTCTCATGCATCCGATTCTGTGGACACATTAAGATCACGGAGACTGATGACTCGCCGTAAACACCTTCTATTTCTAACATTCTCATTTAGGCAGACATTACATGGTTTGAAAATTGACAGTTGAGGTTTTCACAAAGAGCATAAGAAATAATGAAGGCTCATTCCCATGACAGAATTAAGGGTTATTTTTCAGAAACATATGGGATTTTCACAAATTGTTAACCCAAGGTAATTTTCTACCCTTAGCTTGTGCAATTCTGCGTTATATTGTTTTACATTACCGTAAGATAGTAACAGTGCTTAACTTGTGAATTATGATGTCTAGAACATACCATTACCAAAAATGGCATCACTTTGTCTTACGGGGATATTGCGAGTTACtgcaataacattttaattattacacTTGATTTTTCTTAATACTGTATGTACTAGATCATAAAATATCTTTCAAAGAGGTATGAGAAGGAGGATCCACTAAAATAAGTGGCAGACTTAATTCCAGTGATGTCGGATCTGAATGCAGGTTTAAGTATAGTGTGAAAAGCCTTGTTCATGTAATGTGACATACTTTCAAGCAAGACATGTTTGTGCATGTTTTCTTAGTTCCACTGTAAAAGAAAAAATTTAGCCTCAAATCACCCTCTCATGAAATTTTGTATTTCAGCAAATGAGGTCTCCCAAAGACACAATGCGGTCTTCCATGAAGCTATGAGGAAATCACTTTGACACAACCAGGACAAATGGAATGTCCTAGCGCATCATTCTTGGCTTTGGagaaataaacacaaatattgaAATCTAGAACTAGAAGTTCCACTGATTCTATCCAAAAAGAGCCTTTCACTGGTTATAATCTCTAAAAACAAACATCTACTTTTTGCCATATGAATCCATAATATCAAATGGATCTCTAAAATGGGCAAAATCTAACAAACTCTTGACCTTGAAAACTTTGTCTTATATGCTTGTCTTAGGTCAGACTAGAGAACCATGGTCGCTTTATGCCAACCAGAGAAGACTTGAAGTACTCTTCTAGAGTTCCATTCTAATGAGCTTGATTGGCCAACACTTTTGGAACCTTAGAGGAacccattacattacatttgcagatgcttttatcaaaagcaacttatagtacattaaaaaaatacgCTATATTTGATCAGTATATATTGATCAGTCAGCACCATTCTcttccagttgagctacagaCTTACCATCTCCTCATCCTCAGCTAGGACCAGGTCATAGTCACTGAGAGCCACACAGAAGATAATGGCAGTGACTCCCTCAAAACAATGAATCCATTTCTTCCGCTCTGAACGCTGGCCACCAACATCAAACATCCTGTGTGAACACGTACAATATGCAGTGATCAGAgcatgagaaagaaagaaagaaaaaagaaagaaagaaagaaagaagcaagTCACTCACTTGAAGTAGAGCTctttgaaggtgaagtgtgtttcTACAATGCCAGTGGTCTTGACCCGAGTTCTCAGCACATCTTGTTGAGTGGGCATGTAGTTGGGCTGGGATATCCTATCTAGGTCATTCAGATAGCTGTTCAAAACAGAGAAACCATagtgaacatttttgagtgaaaccaCTCGAATGTCAAGATGATTTAAAGAGCGTTTAGAGAGATATTTTAAAGTAACCACATCAAAATCTGGGTCTGTGAAAAATTTGagtaacaaaaaaatgaaaaggattattatttttacaatttataaaaattaaGAGGTGTCAAAATtaatatgtgaatgtgattaattACACTTCTTGTGTGGTCACTACGGATTACCTGCATAAAGGGTGTCCTAACTTAATTCTGGCTGGTCTGATTGGCTTGCAATGACTATGACACTCAAAGTCATAGCTAAACAGACCCACTtgatataaaagttttttttttcttaagcattaaaatatacagctatctttatattttaggaaggggatCCCTTGTAAGGGGATAATTATATTTGGGGATCTTTGTCATCAAAAGTGTATCTAATGATATAGCTAAACAAAACAGGGTTAGACTATTCACTGGCCTTCTGTTGAAGACCTGTTTTTACCACAGTACTACTGttgctaaaataaaaatgtatccatcACAATGACCCACCCCTCTGAATTCACTAAATATGACACAGTAACACAGGGCCACACAGCACAAAGCTTCTCTCTTATGGGAAAATTCGTCTCTATAGATACACTGCATGAACGTATGAGTTTGCTCAGTGGCAAGAACTGCTCTCTTGATTATTATCATTGGAAAAAAATTTGTCACAACCAAATTTGAAAGCTGagcaaaagatgaaaaaaaaaacaaaaaacaaatttggaAACATAGAAAACTTTGAGGAAAAAAATGGAATGCAGTTCTAAAAAGCCACAGTCTCCACAGTCAGTGAGCTGGAATCTAGCAGGTAAAAATCCCAAACATGTTTGCACAAGGCGAAGAGAAGCATGATGGATCTTGTCTGGATCTTGACTTTGGAGCCGATCAGCTGCAGAACTGTGTCTAAACCTGAACCTTTCTCAATCGTGAGACCAAACACTGATTTAACGTTAATCTATTATTGTAGTCAAACTAAAGCATAACGATACTGTGGAGACAGCCGGAAACAATTTTCGATACAATAAACCAAAGGTATTGTCAGTTACATTTTGCCACATATTTGTtaaatgaagtgtgtaattttttaatgtttaaataatgCTCTCATATACCAGTTTAATTTGCAGTctaactataagtaaaccattcatattCGTATTTTTCTGGCAAAAAGTATAAACTGTGGCTCTGACTGTAGccctttcaaaacattgctgtttgtttgagaatcccgACCAGCCTTACACAACAActttggtgtgagtttggggtgggactacctcTTTGTCTGACCAACAGCAGATGGGGGAGGGTTccggaaacttgtttgaaaacattatttttgcaattctctttGATTcgactagtggtgcagaaattacacactttacctttaaattacattacttttctagttaaaagacatttattatttataagcCAAAAATGGACATTCAGTCACAAATTCTCTTGGAAGAATTGTACTTGTTAAAACCGGTTTCTTTAAAAATCTCAGAGCAAATTCCAGTGCAGCTTTATTTGACCAGAATAGCTTGTGAGATTTGGCCAGCTTTTCCGGTGAAAGCAGAGACCTTATATGTTTTTAAGGCTTCAGTCTAAAAGAAGTTCTCTTACTAGGACGCAGAGTCATTGAGCTGATACTCTCGTGATCTGGCGAAACATTTCTGTACTCCTTCATCTTTCCACAAACGGCAGATGACCCCAGAGAGCTCAGGGGTCATGATCCCTTCTTCTGCAGTGCCGGCAAGCACGAAGAGCTGACGAGCATCATCCTAATAACAAAAAAGCATCAAAAGAAAATCTGTAAATTCTGCAACAGAGACATTTGTTTGTCAGACTACACTATTGGCACTATATGTTTTTTTCTGTGTGCAACATGCAACGACAATGCAATACAAAGATGTGTTGTCtatttattgccatttttattatttcttggTACCCCTCATTACATTAAGTTTAGACTGCAAACTCACTACTTGAtataatgtcatttattttaccATAGTGCTGTTGATTTAATAGCACAGAGCCGTCATTGAATAGCAGTGCAGGAAACAAGTTTATAGTCTCTAAGCATGAAGTCGATCCATTTTGTTTAATTACTTCCATCCTGTACAGGACTACTAATGATTCGTAATTCACATTGGTCAAAATAAGTACATTACTGGTTCAGTTATGGTGGAGATGTAGGCCAATTATGGTGGAACAGGAGAAATAAACTATTTTCATAGGGCTGTGGTATCATAAATGATTGGAAAATTCTTTAGTCCTGGAAAGGCTGATTAAAGATTTGAGTTTGTGATCCAAAGATTTTTTTCCCCGGAAGTACTATAAGGTAGTTTGGGTTGTCCAGAGGGTGAATTTTTTGGCATTCTCTGTGTTCTGTGCAGtcttaagggctgttcacaccaaatatgcTTTGAGTTGGGCTATGCTCTTTTTctatagtttttctatgtaaacttgcACTGGACGGACACAGTAtaagttttttcagcatcttgcacagaAGCTTCGCGTTTTTATGctgataaaattaaaaaaagaacattaacttttaaaagtgtatCTCGAGACAACTGCATTATGTTATGTGCGTTGCAATGCATCTAGATTTTTTACCGCAAGAATTTGTTCGGTCTGAATGGCCATTTAACATGATTCTGTGTAATGTGCATTTTCAAAGGACAAATTCACAAACATGTTATTCCAAATACTTTTAGATGttaattgctttgtgtgaggagaaaactgaaatgtaagtcttcattcactgataatcttcctctcATTTTTGTAGTCTACACCACTTTTGAAGACTATATCAGAGTTacggtggaggggaagattatcattgATTATTACATACATCTCTGTAATACTAGATTCAGACTGGTTTATGAATAATGACCACACTTTCGGGGATAAAGTGCATTTTCACCGGTCATACAGGTAGTGcgatctttcctacttcttgtaTCACACTGCGATCTTTACAAGCTAATACAATTATTTCTACTCAAATTCATATTTCatgactatttattttttaatttggcaagtagtcatgtAAGAActgggataatgagcagtcagacagagAGTTTTGCAATTTAATCATcaacagaactccgacacaaACAGGAGGTTgcattcagctgtttctggagactctgcaaTCTCTTTTTTGtcacataataatgtaatttcaactcaaattaaaTTTGGTCGGGGTTCTGACTACATgttggttttaattttgtgataatgactggctgactgtagattatccctTATACAATAACTTAAATTTAGCTATTGATTGGCTTGAGAAGACTTGCAATTTAGTGTACAAGTCACATGTACTACTTTTACTGTgcttttattgttcttttttgtCCTTTCTAGATCTCGACAGACgaggtcactatgaactgtcattgtatggcaagagctgcttgaagattcttaaaaattctccttttgtagtgggggcctgggtagcaaaatacgctggctaccacccctggagttcgctagttcgaatcccagggcatgctgagtgactccagccaggtctcctaagcaaccaaattggcctggttgcaagggagggtagagtcacatggggtaacctcctcgtggtcactataatgtggttcgttctcagtggggcgcgtggtgagttgagcatggttgcctcggtggatggcatgaagcctccacaactatgtctccgtggcaacgcgctcaacaagccacgcgataagatgcacgggttgacggtctcagacgtggaggcaactgggattcatcctccgccacctggactgaggcaaatcactacgcaaccacgaggactttaaaaaagcacattggaaattggccattccaaattgggagaaaaaggggaaaaatcccaaaaaaaataaaaaagtctccttttgtgttccatgtaaaaaTAATACCATATgctctggaatgacatgagggtgaatgatgacTGAATATTCATTTTGAGAGaactaattaataaactaattaataaaatcttactgCTCTTGTATGATCCCCAAAGTCGATCTTTAAGCGGCCCATGGCCCTGATGATGGCAATGATGGACTGGATAGTGTTGCTGTAAACCACCACTTTATACTGCTTACACTCTTCAACTGAATAGCCGTCTTCATGAATGATCCTAAAGTAAAACAAATCAGTAAGTATAATCAACTACTCATGAAAAAATGAAATCTTCAAGGTCCAGTATTAACTGCCAGTCACATTCTTTCATCatatcatgaaaaataaaaaccacTCACTTCATTTGCTTCACTATTGTGCTCTTCCCTGATTCCCCAGCACCTAAAAGAGGACAAACAACACAGAACATTGTTGATGAGCTTGATTTGACAAATCGATAAATGCAGTTTATCTGCCTGACCTCAAACATCACACGCTCAGGAGAAGGTCTACATTAGATGAATAGAAGCTTTCAACCTCAGCCTC
This sequence is a window from Myxocyprinus asiaticus isolate MX2 ecotype Aquarium Trade chromosome 33, UBuf_Myxa_2, whole genome shotgun sequence. Protein-coding genes within it:
- the LOC127424195 gene encoding guanine nucleotide-binding protein G(i) subunit alpha-3-like isoform X1, giving the protein MGCTLSAEDKAAMERSKMIDRNLREDGEKASREVKLLLLGAGESGKSTIVKQMKIIHEDGYSVEECKQYKVVVYSNTIQSIIAIIRAMGRLKIDFGDHTRADDARQLFVLAGTAEEGIMTPELSGVICRLWKDEGVQKCFARSREYQLNDSASYYLNDLDRISQPNYMPTQQDVLRTRVKTTGIVETHFTFKELYFKMFDVGGQRSERKKWIHCFEGVTAIIFCVALSDYDLVLAEDEEMNRMHESMKLFDSICNNKWFTDTSIILFLNKKDLFEEKIKRSSLTICYPEYCGLNTYEEAAAYIQCQFEDLNRRKDTKEIYTHFTCATDTKNVQFVFDAVTDVIIKNNLIECGLY
- the LOC127424195 gene encoding guanine nucleotide-binding protein G(i) subunit alpha-3-like isoform X2: MKIIHEDGYSVEECKQYKVVVYSNTIQSIIAIIRAMGRLKIDFGDHTRADDARQLFVLAGTAEEGIMTPELSGVICRLWKDEGVQKCFARSREYQLNDSASYYLNDLDRISQPNYMPTQQDVLRTRVKTTGIVETHFTFKELYFKMFDVGGQRSERKKWIHCFEGVTAIIFCVALSDYDLVLAEDEEMNRMHESMKLFDSICNNKWFTDTSIILFLNKKDLFEEKIKRSSLTICYPEYCGLNTYEEAAAYIQCQFEDLNRRKDTKEIYTHFTCATDTKNVQFVFDAVTDVIIKNNLIECGLY